One part of the Flavobacterium johnsoniae UW101 genome encodes these proteins:
- a CDS encoding SDR family NAD(P)-dependent oxidoreductase, with protein MKTIVIVGGSKGIGNGVLVQQLENYKVINISRTAPDITHPNLIHFSVDVLRDALPEFESIDALVYCPGSINLKPILGLSLDDFRKDFEINVMGAVKVIQHYLPALKKGEKPSIVLFSTVAAKLGMPFHSSIAASKAAVEGLVKSLGAELAPLIRINGIAPTITETSLSESILRNDRMKENMIERHPLKNYLKPAEVARMAGYLISEDAASISGQIFAMDYGLVSFKL; from the coding sequence ATGAAAACTATTGTAATTGTTGGCGGCAGTAAAGGAATCGGTAATGGTGTTTTAGTGCAGCAGCTGGAAAATTATAAGGTAATCAATATCAGCAGAACAGCTCCCGATATTACCCATCCAAATTTAATTCATTTTTCAGTTGATGTGCTCCGTGATGCTTTGCCTGAATTTGAAAGTATAGATGCCCTGGTGTATTGTCCGGGGTCCATAAACCTCAAACCCATTCTGGGCTTAAGCCTGGATGATTTCAGAAAAGATTTTGAAATTAACGTGATGGGTGCCGTCAAAGTGATTCAGCATTATCTGCCTGCGTTAAAGAAAGGCGAAAAACCTTCTATTGTTTTATTCAGTACCGTTGCGGCAAAGCTCGGAATGCCTTTTCACTCCAGTATTGCAGCCTCTAAGGCAGCAGTGGAGGGTCTGGTTAAATCGCTCGGTGCTGAACTTGCCCCGTTAATTCGTATAAATGGTATTGCCCCGACTATTACAGAGACTTCTTTGTCGGAATCTATTTTAAGAAACGACCGTATGAAAGAAAATATGATCGAGCGCCACCCCTTGAAAAATTACCTCAAGCCCGCAGAGGTGGCCCGCATGGCAGGGTATCTTATTTCTGAAGATGCAGCATCAATTTCAGGCCAGATTTTCGCGATGGATTATGGTTTGGTAAGCTTTAAATTGTAA
- a CDS encoding sensor histidine kinase: MYRNPALLQNIIDAIPFPIGVYVGDNLEIALANDAMIKTWGKGNDVLGKTYLSVVPEIENQQILDEALGVFKTGTAFHAVGRKVDLVMQGIMTEYYFNYSFIPLFDEHGKVYGVLNTGADITDLHKAKEETLKANEKLTIAIESSGIGSYEIDLETKKIKTSANFNTICSIGSETTNDDLIAKLHPEDLHAREKAHQQAEATGKICYEARILNDDGSYRWAKINGKIIKDKDGSAKTIIGIVQDIHEHKEFQEELKKQVASRTNELTRSNSDLMHFASVVSHDLREPLRKIKFFNTLLRNDIEENVNEKSKKYLHKVSQSAQRMENIIEGILTYSTLDKTSQVIETINVNKVIEDIKIDLELIIREKGAILVTSDLPEIQGAPILINQLFYNLLQNALKFSKADQPPRIIITSSIINSDGQDFVQIKIKDNGIGIEAEFAEKIFTAFERLHSKDQYEGNGLGLALCRKIAERHNGKITAAGEKDNGAEFTVTLPLQQKADTL; the protein is encoded by the coding sequence ATGTACCGAAATCCTGCGCTATTACAAAATATAATTGATGCTATTCCCTTTCCCATCGGGGTATATGTGGGAGATAATTTAGAAATTGCACTGGCCAATGATGCCATGATCAAAACATGGGGCAAAGGAAATGATGTACTTGGAAAAACCTATCTGAGTGTTGTTCCTGAAATTGAAAACCAGCAGATTCTCGATGAGGCCCTTGGCGTTTTTAAAACCGGAACAGCTTTTCATGCTGTGGGCAGAAAAGTAGATCTGGTCATGCAGGGAATTATGACCGAATATTACTTTAATTATAGTTTTATTCCGCTTTTTGACGAGCATGGAAAAGTCTATGGCGTGCTTAACACCGGCGCTGACATCACAGATCTGCACAAAGCAAAAGAAGAAACCCTGAAAGCAAATGAAAAATTAACCATAGCCATAGAAAGCTCCGGGATAGGAAGTTATGAAATAGACCTTGAAACCAAAAAAATCAAGACTTCAGCAAATTTCAATACGATCTGTTCCATTGGAAGCGAAACAACAAATGACGATTTAATTGCAAAGCTGCACCCAGAGGACCTTCATGCGCGCGAAAAAGCCCATCAGCAGGCGGAGGCAACGGGAAAAATATGCTATGAGGCTCGGATTTTAAATGATGACGGCTCCTACCGCTGGGCTAAAATCAACGGAAAGATTATCAAGGACAAAGACGGGTCTGCAAAGACCATCATTGGTATTGTTCAGGATATACACGAGCATAAGGAATTTCAGGAGGAACTAAAAAAGCAGGTCGCAAGCCGTACAAATGAGCTCACGCGTTCCAATAGTGATCTGATGCATTTTGCCAGCGTAGTGAGCCACGATCTTCGAGAGCCGCTGCGAAAAATTAAATTTTTCAATACACTCTTACGAAATGACATAGAAGAAAATGTTAATGAAAAATCTAAAAAATACCTTCATAAAGTAAGCCAGTCTGCCCAGAGAATGGAAAATATCATAGAGGGAATTTTGACCTATTCCACCCTTGACAAAACTTCACAGGTTATAGAAACAATTAATGTTAATAAGGTTATTGAAGACATAAAAATAGACCTTGAGCTCATAATAAGGGAAAAAGGTGCTATTTTAGTTACTTCTGATCTTCCCGAGATTCAGGGAGCGCCGATTTTAATTAACCAGCTTTTCTATAACCTCCTGCAAAATGCCTTAAAATTTTCCAAAGCGGACCAGCCTCCAAGGATTATCATAACAAGCAGCATCATCAATAGTGACGGCCAGGATTTTGTACAGATAAAAATAAAGGATAATGGTATTGGAATTGAGGCTGAATTTGCAGAAAAGATTTTTACGGCATTTGAAAGACTGCATTCCAAAGACCAGTACGAGGGAAATGGCCTTGGGCTTGCCCTGTGCAGAAAGATTGCCGAAAGGCATAATGGTAAAATAACTGCAGCCGGGGAAAAGGACAACGGCGCTGAATTTACGGTGACCCTTCCTTTACAACAAAAAGCCGATACGCTGTAG
- a CDS encoding TIGR03643 family protein, protein MKKVKRNFADPDLDRIIEMAWEDRTPFEAIACQFAFQEADVKALMKKELKPCSYRLWRKRVENCQTKHLRKRSAGVNRFKYSEQRTISNNKKSNQKQ, encoded by the coding sequence ATGAAAAAAGTAAAACGGAACTTTGCCGATCCTGACCTGGACCGCATCATTGAAATGGCATGGGAAGACAGAACTCCTTTCGAGGCCATTGCCTGCCAGTTTGCATTTCAGGAGGCTGATGTAAAAGCCTTAATGAAGAAGGAACTCAAACCCTGCAGCTATAGACTTTGGCGCAAAAGGGTAGAAAACTGTCAAACAAAGCATCTTCGGAAACGCAGTGCGGGAGTTAACCGCTTTAAGTACAGTGAGCAGCGGACCATTTCCAATAACAAAAAATCAAACCAGAAACAATAG